One genomic window of Kosmotoga olearia TBF 19.5.1 includes the following:
- a CDS encoding ATP-binding protein, whose protein sequence is MFVDRKEEFSVLEREYRKSSSFVVLYGRRRTGKTTLIERFIENKPALYFLATEEPEVVQRRRFQRLLFDYTGDRVLSNFDQPLDWESLFLMFSRQKGKKILVIDEFQYLATVNPAFPSVFQMVWDSYLKESNTMVILCGSLITMMLSQVLNYSSPLYGRRTAQILLKPMNFEICSEFFDFRDKEKLLEFYSITGGIPKYIEEARRFEDPIKFIVEAVLNKDSYLYREPFFLLEKETDAVGTYMSIIAQIADGKNRIGEIASAFNSNPSHLTRYLKVLRDLDFVERMVPVTEKNPERSKKGIYLIKDRFLNFWFHYVFPFLDYLEIRKIDPALKSIENTFRSVLVPLVYEDLCREAAYTMAARGELPFVPEKIGKWWDRKNDVDIVGISEDRIITGECKFTSNPMDTRSLYLLEKRTDMISRGKEPFYILFSKSGFTSELQEIARKRNDIKLITFLPD, encoded by the coding sequence ATGTTTGTAGATAGAAAAGAAGAGTTCTCAGTTCTTGAAAGAGAATACAGGAAATCTTCTTCATTCGTTGTTTTATACGGAAGGAGACGAACCGGCAAGACCACTCTTATAGAAAGATTCATTGAAAACAAACCAGCTTTGTATTTCCTTGCAACGGAGGAACCTGAGGTTGTCCAGCGGAGAAGATTCCAGAGACTGCTCTTTGATTATACTGGTGATAGGGTACTTTCTAATTTTGACCAGCCACTGGACTGGGAGAGTCTGTTTTTGATGTTTTCAAGGCAAAAAGGAAAGAAAATACTTGTGATAGATGAGTTTCAGTATCTGGCTACTGTGAACCCAGCATTCCCGTCAGTTTTTCAAATGGTTTGGGATAGCTATTTGAAGGAATCCAATACTATGGTTATTCTCTGCGGTTCTCTTATAACCATGATGCTCAGTCAGGTTCTCAATTATTCAAGCCCGCTGTACGGTCGGCGCACCGCACAGATATTGCTCAAACCAATGAACTTTGAGATCTGTAGTGAATTCTTCGATTTCAGAGATAAGGAAAAGCTCCTTGAGTTTTATTCGATCACTGGAGGTATTCCCAAATACATAGAAGAGGCAAGAAGGTTTGAGGATCCTATCAAGTTCATCGTAGAGGCTGTTCTGAATAAGGACAGTTATCTGTACAGGGAGCCCTTTTTCCTTCTTGAAAAAGAAACGGACGCGGTAGGAACTTATATGTCAATAATAGCGCAGATCGCGGATGGAAAAAACAGGATAGGGGAAATAGCATCGGCGTTCAACAGTAATCCAAGCCATCTTACAAGATATCTTAAGGTGCTGAGAGATCTGGACTTCGTCGAACGGATGGTTCCGGTTACCGAGAAAAACCCTGAAAGGTCAAAGAAAGGTATTTATTTGATCAAGGACAGGTTCTTAAATTTCTGGTTCCACTATGTTTTTCCCTTTCTAGACTATCTGGAAATTCGAAAGATAGACCCAGCGTTAAAGAGTATCGAAAACACGTTCCGTTCCGTTCTGGTGCCACTTGTGTACGAAGACCTATGTAGGGAAGCCGCCTATACGATGGCAGCCAGGGGAGAATTACCCTTTGTTCCAGAAAAAATCGGAAAATGGTGGGATAGGAAGAATGATGTGGACATAGTGGGTATTTCAGAGGATAGAATAATCACCGGTGAATGCAAATTCACCTCGAATCCCATGGACACAAGGTCGCTCTATCTTCTTGAAAAACGTACCGATATGATCTCCCGGGGGAAGGAACCATTTTATATATTGTTTTCTAAAAGCGGGTTTACGTCAGAGCTTCAAGAGATAGCAAGAAAGAGGAATGACATCAAGCTCATAACTTTTCTACCAGACTGA
- a CDS encoding aminoglycoside 6-adenylyltransferase, with amino-acid sequence MNEHLIKKEAHFIVSKIPLHLPCITQGRFISFKITDLFRKIAMTVGEKLKYTYLYDLDKNVMDYLKKVKNLDKDADDLS; translated from the coding sequence TTGAATGAACATTTAATTAAAAAAGAAGCGCATTTTATTGTTTCCAAGATACCTTTACACCTGCCCTGCATAACGCAGGGCAGATTTATTAGTTTCAAAATCACTGATTTATTCAGAAAAATAGCCATGACTGTTGGAGAAAAACTTAAATACACTTATCTCTATGACCTCGATAAAAACGTAATGGATTATCTGAAGAAAGTCAAGAATTTAGACAAAGACGCAGACGACCTCTCTTAA
- a CDS encoding AAA family ATPase, whose amino-acid sequence MINRKTEKAFIQKKMNSKKAELLVLYGRRRVGKTYLLENSFDSPLFFTADLSSPRQLMNNFMDPLREILNLPDSLRISNWDEFFQFLANAVRTLKTKQAIIFDEFQYISQKDDSFLSIFQ is encoded by the coding sequence GTGATCAATAGAAAAACCGAAAAAGCTTTTATTCAGAAGAAGATGAATTCAAAAAAGGCAGAACTTTTGGTTTTATATGGTAGAAGGCGGGTTGGGAAGACCTACCTTCTTGAGAATTCTTTCGATTCCCCTCTTTTCTTCACAGCAGATCTTTCCAGCCCCAGGCAGCTTATGAATAATTTTATGGATCCTTTAAGGGAAATCCTCAATCTCCCGGATAGTTTGAGAATTTCCAACTGGGATGAGTTTTTTCAGTTTCTTGCTAATGCAGTAAGAACCTTGAAAACCAAACAAGCAATCATCTTTGACGAGTTTCAATATATCTCCCAGAAAGACGATTCCTTTCTCTCTATATTTCAATGA
- a CDS encoding ATP-binding protein, translating to MIEKIALSVNSPIYGRRTGQYLVSPMNFFDASLFLEKMDIESRIKTYSVSGGIPLYLNEFSDYSNFSKALKEKVLSAGEFLLEEGRFLTLEEFSRDPATYFDILKAVANGRTKPKEISDLTEIPYKGLGTYLAKLLDLKLLRKEFPFSLKKPRRTPLYFIDDGYLRFYFKFLYPHKELIYRGRSDYLMKIISKALPQFVSFTFEKIAKQYLEKIVKPEKIGRWWRKDEEIDIVATCGNTLVVCEVKWTNKPVGSSVLDNLQRKAGLLQEDIGKNFEKVIYYLFSKSGFVGIKSLDNLVLVDLGGIDSRPEKQD from the coding sequence ATGATTGAAAAGATAGCCCTCTCTGTAAATAGTCCAATCTATGGGAGAAGAACAGGACAGTACTTGGTGTCTCCCATGAATTTCTTTGATGCTTCTTTGTTTCTCGAAAAGATGGATATTGAAAGCAGGATCAAAACGTATTCAGTCTCAGGTGGAATTCCTCTTTATTTAAATGAGTTTAGTGATTATTCTAATTTCTCCAAGGCGTTAAAAGAAAAGGTTCTTAGCGCTGGTGAATTTTTGTTGGAAGAGGGAAGGTTCTTAACTCTCGAAGAATTTTCAAGGGACCCAGCTACATATTTCGATATTCTCAAGGCAGTTGCAAACGGACGAACTAAGCCAAAAGAGATTTCTGATTTAACTGAAATACCTTACAAAGGACTAGGTACTTACCTCGCAAAATTGTTGGATTTGAAGTTGTTAAGGAAAGAATTTCCATTTTCTTTGAAAAAACCCCGAAGGACACCACTTTATTTTATCGATGATGGATACCTAAGATTTTATTTCAAATTTCTGTATCCTCACAAAGAACTTATTTACCGGGGAAGAAGCGACTACTTAATGAAAATAATATCGAAAGCGCTTCCACAGTTTGTTTCCTTCACTTTTGAAAAAATCGCAAAGCAGTATCTGGAAAAAATAGTTAAACCTGAAAAGATAGGAAGATGGTGGCGAAAAGACGAAGAAATAGATATCGTAGCCACCTGTGGGAATACTTTAGTAGTTTGCGAGGTTAAATGGACTAACAAGCCTGTTGGAAGCAGTGTATTGGACAACCTTCAAAGAAAAGCGGGATTACTTCAGGAAGACATAGGGAAGAATTTTGAAAAGGTGATCTATTATCTTTTCTCGAAATCTGGATTCGTTGGCATAAAATCACTGGATAATTTGGTTCTGGTAGATCTTGGGGGTATTGATTCGAGACCAGAGAAACAAGACTAA
- the murJ gene encoding murein biosynthesis integral membrane protein MurJ, whose product MNQSIIKGTLAFALATMISRITGLLRDAFFAGYFGTSSQYDAYLVAILIPFFLRKIFAEGALSMVFVPLFAEKKKKSLVEAFKFASTILILVVSITGAISLIGIFFSEPISVTFAGGFEPEVIELTAKLMKITFPFVLLISTWSVFYGILNSLNFYFIAALSPAFINISTITGIVLSRYLNPPILGPTIGFIIGGVAQLTVLIIASSKRGFRFTLTFDKESAREFSLMFLIAMISPAITQLNSLVDTRVATELGSGAVSSLQYAMRLYQLPLGMFAVAVATVSLAELSKFAGDNEREDFKKILWEAFGTLMFFVIPATIGLMILSKEIVALLFQRGKFTFEDTLNTSRILRAYAVGMPFYGIFGIFSRAHYARKNPRFPSIVAMIMAGTNILLDIILGLTIGPVGIAWATTIAGILGAMIVSFGIFKKIGYESGYIRETLKIAICTSGMVFVLVLLKALLPFSTLSSLIEIVAGTAIFMLLAKLLGVKELEGFMKFLIGRKTRG is encoded by the coding sequence ATGAATCAAAGTATAATAAAAGGAACGCTGGCATTTGCACTTGCCACCATGATTTCAAGAATCACTGGATTACTCCGCGACGCCTTTTTTGCGGGTTACTTTGGCACCTCCAGCCAATATGATGCCTATCTCGTGGCGATTTTAATACCTTTTTTTCTCAGGAAAATCTTCGCCGAAGGTGCTCTCTCAATGGTGTTTGTTCCGCTTTTCGCTGAAAAGAAAAAAAAGTCTTTAGTAGAGGCCTTTAAATTTGCTTCCACTATTCTGATTCTGGTCGTTTCCATTACCGGGGCAATCTCTCTCATTGGGATTTTTTTCTCGGAACCTATATCCGTTACTTTTGCCGGAGGATTCGAGCCCGAGGTAATCGAACTCACAGCAAAGCTCATGAAAATCACTTTTCCCTTTGTCTTGTTGATTTCAACCTGGAGCGTTTTTTACGGGATACTGAACAGTCTCAACTTTTATTTCATTGCCGCTCTGTCCCCTGCATTTATAAATATTTCTACCATTACAGGAATCGTTCTATCCAGATATCTCAACCCTCCAATCCTGGGACCAACGATTGGCTTCATTATTGGTGGTGTAGCTCAACTTACGGTATTGATAATCGCTTCTTCGAAGAGAGGATTCAGGTTCACATTAACGTTCGATAAAGAAAGCGCCAGAGAATTCAGTTTAATGTTTCTGATCGCCATGATTTCTCCTGCAATCACCCAGCTCAATTCGCTGGTTGACACGAGAGTAGCAACAGAACTGGGAAGTGGAGCGGTATCAAGCCTCCAATATGCTATGAGGCTTTACCAACTTCCTTTGGGAATGTTCGCGGTAGCTGTGGCAACTGTCTCTCTAGCAGAACTTTCGAAGTTCGCGGGAGACAACGAACGGGAAGATTTTAAAAAGATCCTGTGGGAAGCCTTCGGAACCCTGATGTTCTTTGTTATCCCGGCAACAATCGGCTTGATGATCCTTTCAAAAGAAATTGTTGCCCTTCTATTCCAGAGAGGGAAATTCACCTTCGAGGATACCCTGAACACCTCACGAATCTTGAGAGCTTATGCTGTTGGAATGCCCTTTTACGGTATCTTCGGCATTTTTTCGAGGGCTCACTACGCAAGGAAAAATCCCAGATTTCCTTCAATAGTAGCAATGATAATGGCGGGTACAAATATCCTGCTGGATATCATCCTGGGGCTTACTATAGGACCTGTGGGAATCGCTTGGGCAACAACCATCGCGGGAATACTTGGAGCGATGATCGTCTCGTTTGGGATATTCAAAAAAATAGGCTACGAAAGCGGCTACATCAGGGAAACACTTAAAATTGCCATTTGCACATCTGGAATGGTTTTTGTGCTGGTGCTTCTGAAAGCTCTTCTGCCTTTCTCCACTCTCTCCAGCTTAATCGAAATAGTGGCAGGTACAGCAATCTTCATGCTTTTGGCGAAGCTATTAGGAGTGAAAGAGCTCGAAGGATTCATGAAGTTTTTGATCGGGAGAAAAACGCGAGGGTAA